The following are encoded in a window of Mycolicibacterium tusciae JS617 genomic DNA:
- a CDS encoding TetR/AcrR family transcriptional regulator: MRSGSAKAPTFTQAARRSQIVDCAIEVIADVGWAQTSIRKIADRVGVAMSAVLYHFGTKDNLVEAIIEQMYRSALAAVVPAVEAESTATGKLNAYIRATVRYFDAHRIHLAALSQLASSYRPNDGRSFKELGLNPALAEELAALDAAPILRSGQDSGEFGDFPVDSVATALSGAGNALVEKLMQDPNFDAHRYGEDLVEIFGRVVRGPR; the protein is encoded by the coding sequence ATGCGATCAGGAAGTGCGAAAGCCCCGACCTTTACCCAGGCCGCACGCCGCTCCCAGATCGTGGACTGCGCGATCGAGGTGATCGCCGATGTGGGATGGGCTCAGACCTCGATCCGCAAGATCGCCGATCGAGTTGGCGTCGCGATGAGTGCGGTGCTCTATCACTTCGGCACGAAAGACAACCTGGTCGAGGCGATCATCGAGCAGATGTATCGCTCGGCGCTGGCCGCGGTGGTGCCCGCAGTGGAGGCCGAGTCGACCGCGACCGGAAAGCTCAACGCCTACATCCGGGCGACGGTCAGGTACTTCGATGCGCACCGAATCCACCTGGCCGCGCTGAGCCAGCTCGCTTCGAGTTACCGACCCAACGACGGGCGTTCGTTCAAAGAGTTGGGGCTCAACCCGGCGCTCGCTGAGGAATTGGCAGCGCTGGATGCCGCCCCGATTCTGCGATCCGGCCAAGACAGCGGGGAGTTCGGGGATTTCCCGGTCGACTCCGTCGCGACCGCACTGAGCGGTGCCGGAAACGCACTCGTGGAGAAACTCATGCAGGACCCCAACTTTGACGCCCACCGCTACGGCGAGGACCTCGTGGAAATTTTCGGCCGCGTCGTGCGAGGCCCGCGATGA
- a CDS encoding glycosyltransferase encodes MSTIAIAAVGSRGDVAPLTGVGARLQQAGHRVVMAAFTPFKELITGCGLEFREMPVDFTPGADRPDNPAKAFVSLFGPRGMREMGQAIISALQDEPADALLLPPLAELAGHPLAEAKGIPSIGVRMQPISATAAYPPTVLGAWSAGSLGNRAASDAGAWVIDRVYRRVVAGFRRDLGLPETSTRALRQARTQAQWPVLHGYSPHVLPRPADWRPGLEVVGYWWPASVAEWEPPSVLTDFLAAGPAPVLIGFGSTTPTEQQAQHLSRVVSQALRLAGVRGIVQSGWAGLDVVGDDVLTVGEAPHDWLFPQMAAIAHHCGAGTTAASLRAGVPSIALPGPMGDQPFWAQRLQQLQVSAATIAQRHLTAQRLADAIHIAVTDHQLRDNTQQLANRIHQDDGAAAVLATVDSLLDQSTI; translated from the coding sequence ATGAGCACCATCGCCATCGCCGCCGTCGGCAGCCGCGGCGACGTCGCACCGTTGACCGGGGTTGGCGCGCGACTGCAACAGGCGGGTCATCGGGTCGTGATGGCCGCCTTCACACCGTTCAAGGAGTTGATCACCGGCTGTGGTCTGGAGTTTCGCGAGATGCCGGTGGACTTCACCCCCGGCGCCGACCGCCCTGACAATCCAGCGAAAGCGTTTGTGTCACTGTTCGGGCCACGCGGGATGCGCGAGATGGGGCAGGCGATCATTTCGGCACTGCAAGACGAACCCGCCGATGCTCTGCTGCTCCCGCCGCTCGCAGAGCTCGCGGGTCATCCACTAGCCGAGGCGAAAGGCATCCCCTCGATAGGGGTTCGCATGCAACCCATTTCAGCGACCGCGGCCTATCCGCCGACCGTGCTGGGCGCCTGGTCGGCCGGTTCCCTCGGTAACCGGGCAGCATCAGATGCCGGCGCCTGGGTCATCGACCGCGTCTACCGGCGGGTCGTCGCTGGCTTTCGCCGCGATCTCGGCCTGCCCGAGACGTCAACACGAGCCTTGCGGCAAGCCCGCACACAAGCGCAATGGCCGGTGCTGCACGGCTATTCACCGCACGTCCTACCGCGACCGGCGGACTGGCGGCCCGGGCTGGAGGTGGTGGGCTACTGGTGGCCCGCGTCAGTCGCCGAGTGGGAACCGCCAAGCGTCCTGACCGACTTCCTGGCCGCTGGTCCGGCACCGGTGCTGATCGGTTTTGGTAGCACGACCCCCACCGAACAGCAGGCCCAGCACCTGTCGCGCGTGGTCAGCCAAGCCCTGCGCTTAGCCGGCGTGCGAGGCATTGTGCAGTCCGGCTGGGCGGGTCTGGACGTCGTCGGCGATGACGTCTTGACCGTCGGTGAAGCACCTCACGACTGGCTCTTCCCGCAGATGGCCGCGATCGCGCATCACTGCGGCGCCGGAACGACGGCAGCCAGTCTGCGCGCCGGTGTCCCCAGTATCGCTCTGCCCGGACCGATGGGTGATCAGCCCTTCTGGGCGCAACGACTACAGCAACTGCAAGTCAGCGCCGCCACCATCGCGCAGCGCCACCTCACCGCTCAGCGCCTCGCCGACGCCATCCACATCGCCGTCACCGACCATCAACTTCGTGACAACACACAACAACTCGCCAACCGAATCCATCAAGACGACGGCGCCGCGGCGGTGTTGGCGACCGTCGATTCCCTGCTCGACCAATCCACTATTTGA
- a CDS encoding type II toxin-antitoxin system ParD family antitoxin, giving the protein MGKNTSFSLDEHYSAFIEQEVTSGRYRSASDVVRTALRLLEDRETRLRALRQALVDGERGGESTPFDFDEFVARKRPPVHHSR; this is encoded by the coding sequence GTGGGTAAGAACACCTCGTTCAGTCTCGATGAGCACTACAGCGCGTTCATCGAGCAAGAAGTCACCTCGGGCCGCTATCGGTCGGCCAGCGACGTGGTACGCACCGCTCTGCGGCTGCTCGAAGATCGCGAAACGCGGTTGCGCGCACTGCGCCAGGCGCTTGTCGACGGTGAACGCGGTGGGGAGTCGACACCGTTCGATTTCGACGAGTTCGTTGCACGCAAGCGGCCGCCGGTACATCACTCACGGTGA
- a CDS encoding tetratricopeptide repeat protein, translating to MTEEAEGRRGDDGGARNIYINARDGGVAAYRIDQVIIDGLAELQAATTVLPLDALVVEPTPFVGRQSELMRIADLLSGADRDPSSSIVVVSGPPGAGKTALVRQAATAAAAAGRFDHALFVDLRGYADDSNDRVQPAVVLSKLLILLGVEDSAIAADPAEQAIQYQQRLNELAAEGKSVLLWLDNASDPSQFDPLRPASPIHRVAVTTRETFGHIPKPKVVDVDVMGSDEAVELLISAVRARTPDDGRLTQAPQATLRLAELCDHLPLALQIVAALLADEPDRPIVEVVEELASEEDRLNSLDYGTDLSVRAAFALSYKRLPDNLKRLFRLLSVVPGGDVGLVAAGWLISASHTAVRPQLMTLVRSHLIQQHVRNRWSMHDLIRLYSAELSAEQPEDAERALKVIVVKYLLGVGAAADWLTGVPNDNNKKFFPTAQHAAAWFEEERTTAVAIVLAVARRAEPEYRELMLALAVGLGEILGSQRHWLKEFHDVAVVGASLVPEAQNRHYAACVLNHYGSALRKMRQFDDALEAFRRAAEVAEEAGVDGVAIAARTNMGNVYLDQGRDVDEVVEIYWEDVRACRESDPPNRRGEASALSNIGGALGKAERYPEALPPLREAVAICRDLDDKPGIASAGKNLGAVLARLARIEDNQAYLEEAIELLQEAAEIYKERGNVSGWADIANNLGQTQCQIRRFAEGIPNLEAALDYFERSGQTELAGQVREDLESYRLDAAAGRPWSAIPLGANRYRFTNTSGGRLAMIALRPFGVTHVEVEDSPEPHIVPAPVDAGASFVAVVRGRGVRITATAVPSMTHTYSDFVPA from the coding sequence TTGACCGAGGAGGCGGAGGGCCGCCGGGGCGACGACGGTGGTGCCCGGAACATCTATATCAACGCGAGGGACGGGGGTGTGGCCGCCTATCGCATTGATCAGGTGATCATCGATGGCTTGGCCGAATTGCAGGCCGCCACAACCGTCCTCCCTCTCGACGCGTTGGTGGTCGAACCCACGCCGTTCGTCGGCCGCCAATCCGAACTGATGCGGATCGCTGATCTGTTGTCTGGCGCGGACCGTGACCCGAGCAGCAGCATCGTCGTGGTGAGCGGACCCCCTGGGGCGGGGAAAACGGCGCTGGTGCGGCAGGCCGCGACCGCTGCCGCTGCTGCCGGGCGGTTCGACCATGCTCTCTTTGTCGATCTGCGTGGTTACGCGGATGATTCCAACGATCGGGTGCAGCCCGCGGTGGTGTTGTCGAAACTGTTGATCCTGCTCGGGGTCGAGGACTCCGCGATCGCTGCCGATCCGGCCGAGCAGGCTATCCAGTATCAGCAGCGGCTCAACGAGCTCGCAGCGGAAGGAAAATCGGTACTGCTTTGGCTGGATAACGCAAGCGATCCATCGCAGTTCGACCCACTACGGCCCGCCAGTCCCATCCATCGAGTCGCCGTAACGACGCGGGAAACGTTCGGCCACATACCGAAGCCAAAAGTCGTCGACGTCGACGTGATGGGTTCCGACGAAGCGGTCGAACTTCTGATCAGCGCGGTCCGCGCCCGCACTCCGGACGATGGGCGACTGACTCAGGCTCCGCAGGCCACGCTGCGGTTAGCCGAACTCTGTGACCACTTGCCGCTGGCACTGCAGATCGTGGCCGCACTCCTTGCCGATGAACCCGACCGGCCGATCGTCGAGGTGGTCGAGGAGCTAGCCAGCGAGGAGGACAGGCTCAACAGCCTGGACTACGGCACAGACCTCTCCGTGCGGGCCGCGTTTGCGTTGTCCTACAAGAGATTGCCCGACAACTTGAAGCGCCTGTTCCGTCTGCTGTCCGTCGTCCCCGGAGGCGACGTAGGCCTGGTAGCGGCCGGCTGGCTGATCTCTGCATCACACACTGCGGTGCGGCCGCAACTCATGACTTTGGTCCGCAGTCACCTCATCCAGCAGCACGTGCGCAACCGCTGGAGCATGCACGACCTGATCCGCTTGTACTCGGCCGAGTTGTCGGCGGAGCAACCCGAGGACGCTGAGCGGGCGTTGAAGGTAATCGTTGTGAAATACCTCTTGGGTGTCGGAGCTGCGGCCGACTGGCTCACGGGAGTGCCGAACGACAACAACAAGAAATTCTTTCCTACAGCACAACACGCAGCTGCCTGGTTCGAGGAGGAGCGCACCACGGCAGTTGCCATCGTCCTGGCGGTCGCGAGGCGCGCCGAGCCCGAGTACCGCGAGTTAATGCTGGCATTAGCGGTCGGGCTCGGCGAGATATTGGGATCACAGCGGCACTGGCTCAAAGAATTCCACGACGTCGCGGTCGTTGGTGCATCACTTGTCCCCGAGGCGCAGAACCGACACTATGCGGCGTGCGTACTGAACCACTACGGTTCCGCTCTTCGGAAGATGCGCCAGTTCGACGACGCGCTCGAAGCGTTTCGGCGGGCCGCCGAGGTCGCCGAGGAAGCCGGGGTTGACGGTGTGGCAATTGCTGCGCGCACCAACATGGGAAACGTCTACCTCGATCAAGGCCGGGACGTCGACGAAGTCGTCGAAATCTATTGGGAAGATGTACGAGCCTGTCGGGAATCTGATCCGCCGAACCGCCGCGGCGAAGCAAGTGCTTTGAGCAACATCGGCGGCGCGCTGGGGAAAGCCGAGCGGTACCCCGAGGCGCTTCCACCGCTACGGGAAGCGGTTGCCATCTGCCGCGATCTAGACGACAAACCCGGAATCGCCAGCGCAGGTAAGAATCTCGGCGCAGTTCTCGCCCGCCTGGCGCGAATCGAGGACAACCAGGCGTACCTAGAGGAAGCGATCGAACTGCTTCAAGAGGCGGCCGAGATTTATAAGGAGCGTGGCAACGTTTCGGGCTGGGCGGACATCGCCAACAACCTCGGGCAGACGCAGTGCCAGATCCGGCGTTTCGCCGAAGGCATTCCGAACCTTGAGGCGGCCCTCGACTACTTCGAGAGATCTGGTCAGACCGAGTTGGCCGGTCAAGTTCGTGAGGACCTGGAGTCCTACCGGCTGGACGCTGCAGCCGGCCGACCTTGGTCAGCAATCCCGCTGGGGGCGAATCGGTATCGCTTCACCAATACCTCAGGCGGACGCCTCGCAATGATCGCACTGAGGCCATTCGGTGTAACCCATGTCGAGGTCGAAGACAGTCCCGAACCCCACATCGTTCCTGCGCCGGTTGATGCCGGCGCCAGTTTCGTCGCGGTGGTTCGCGGACGCGGTGTGCGTATCACCGCCACGGCGGTGCCGTCGATGACGCACACCTACTCGGACTTCGTGCCGGCCTGA